One stretch of Paenibacillus sp. FSL R5-0341 DNA includes these proteins:
- a CDS encoding IucA/IucC family protein, translating into MKFVGVGYRAEAGGKTEAVYVGVQERIMRQTLEAMWFEGILDSHVSGSEWRTEGLTSSGHSVAYTCEAERKFSFGRVKVKKGSIQREGVPCTDLDLFLEEIVLNALKGANVTAFIQELLETMAKDSQCRTILPLNIPSEDRHYDALESHMTDGHLYHPSYKSRLGFSLKDNLAYGPEFNTEVALVWVAVKKELAQTAVSTGYSSEELVGQHLTVEDVQRFHQMLECDGKEASDIGDRFVFIPVHPWQWEHQLETVYARQLMDGDIVYLGPSSSPYRAQQSIRSLSNRVNPESPYIKLALSITNTSSTRILAQHTTQNAPLISDWLDELVREDELLQQVQFGILKEIMGLSFRYEQLPATQYGRAYGTLGAIWRENVSVHLKEGETAWPLNALMLVQPDGVPFIQDAVERHGVKKWSEALVRTVTLPIIHLLYAHGIALESHAQNIILVLEDDLPKRIIIKDLHDGVRYLPDQLLHPERAPKLNPEPETHRKFNRYSFIYAGDVSEVRDYTYDAFFFICMTDIALALEKFGLAEEAFWQLCAGVIVDYQKQHPEYAERFVAFDLFAEDALIEEMTKRRLYGDGELYFRKASNPLKVSKDALESKRTHELKGIVE; encoded by the coding sequence GTGAAGTTCGTGGGAGTGGGATACAGGGCTGAAGCAGGCGGCAAGACAGAAGCAGTCTACGTGGGTGTACAGGAACGGATCATGCGGCAGACGTTGGAGGCAATGTGGTTCGAAGGCATTCTGGACAGTCATGTAAGTGGGAGCGAATGGCGAACCGAGGGACTTACATCTTCTGGTCATTCTGTTGCGTACACGTGTGAAGCGGAGCGAAAGTTTTCATTTGGCCGGGTGAAGGTGAAGAAGGGTTCGATTCAAAGAGAGGGCGTACCTTGCACCGATCTGGATCTGTTTTTGGAGGAAATCGTACTGAACGCGTTGAAGGGTGCAAACGTCACAGCTTTTATCCAGGAACTGCTCGAAACGATGGCAAAGGACAGTCAGTGCCGGACCATATTACCCTTGAATATTCCGAGTGAGGATCGGCATTATGATGCGCTCGAAAGTCACATGACCGACGGTCATCTGTACCACCCGAGCTATAAGTCGAGGTTGGGATTTTCTTTGAAAGACAATCTCGCCTATGGCCCAGAGTTTAACACGGAGGTTGCATTAGTCTGGGTTGCTGTGAAAAAAGAATTGGCTCAGACCGCTGTATCCACAGGGTATAGCTCTGAAGAATTGGTGGGGCAGCATCTGACCGTAGAGGACGTACAGCGATTCCATCAGATGCTGGAGTGCGATGGGAAAGAAGCTTCTGACATTGGTGATCGATTTGTGTTCATTCCGGTTCATCCATGGCAGTGGGAGCACCAGTTGGAGACGGTATATGCCCGTCAACTTATGGATGGGGACATTGTGTATCTTGGTCCATCGTCTTCGCCCTATCGTGCACAGCAATCGATCCGTTCGCTGTCTAACAGAGTGAACCCGGAATCTCCTTACATCAAGCTTGCCCTCAGCATCACCAACACGTCGAGCACGCGTATTCTGGCACAGCATACGACCCAGAACGCGCCACTGATCAGCGATTGGCTGGATGAACTTGTTCGTGAAGATGAGCTGTTGCAGCAGGTGCAGTTTGGCATTTTGAAAGAAATCATGGGACTGTCGTTCCGTTATGAGCAGTTGCCTGCAACCCAGTATGGACGGGCCTACGGTACACTCGGTGCGATCTGGCGGGAGAATGTATCGGTTCATCTAAAGGAAGGCGAGACCGCATGGCCGCTGAATGCGCTGATGTTGGTGCAGCCGGATGGTGTTCCATTTATTCAGGATGCTGTAGAACGACATGGTGTGAAAAAGTGGAGCGAGGCCCTTGTTCGCACAGTTACCCTGCCGATTATTCATTTGCTCTATGCACACGGGATTGCGCTGGAATCTCATGCTCAGAATATCATTTTGGTACTGGAAGATGATCTGCCGAAACGAATCATTATCAAGGATCTGCATGATGGTGTTCGCTACTTACCGGATCAACTGTTGCACCCGGAAAGGGCTCCGAAGCTGAACCCCGAGCCGGAAACCCACCGCAAGTTCAATCGGTATTCCTTCATCTATGCCGGAGATGTGTCGGAAGTTCGTGACTATACGTATGATGCATTCTTCTTTATCTGCATGACGGATATTGCGTTGGCGCTTGAGAAGTTTGGTTTGGCAGAGGAAGCATTCTGGCAACTGTGCGCAGGTGTGATTGTAGATTATCAGAAGCAGCACCCGGAATACGCAGAGCGGTTTGTTGCATTTGACCTTTTTGCCGAAGATGCACTGATCGAAGAGATGACCAAGCGTCGTCTGTATGGAGATGGAGAGTTATATTTCCGTAAGGCGAGCAATCCACTCAAGGTATCAAAGGATGCACTTGAATCAAAGAGAACACACGAATTAAAGGGAATCGTCGAATGA
- a CDS encoding iron ABC transporter permease — protein MFPLFTKASAKVCGLAGLFILLLLACLASMILGRTHITFQMAWDALQFYDESSVEHVVLLTERLPRTIIAAVVGASLAVAGGLMQALTRNPLASPSVFGINAGAIFFIVIAIVVLSVSSLTTMMWFGFAGAAVAAAIVYALGSLGRDGLTPIKIVLAGTAISALFASFTQAILVLDGTGLQDVLFWLAGSVSGRTLDMLYPVLPYMTGAAIVSLFMGRAINLLLTGDDIAKGMGQNVLLVKVLMGIVTVLLAGGSVAVAGSIGLVGLIVPHIMRALVGNDYRWLVPYSIVGGAILLLSADVVARLVIMPQEVPLGVMTALIGGPFFVYIARKGVTKI, from the coding sequence ATGTTTCCCCTTTTTACGAAGGCAAGTGCCAAAGTCTGTGGACTGGCTGGTTTATTCATATTGCTTCTACTTGCTTGCCTAGCCAGCATGATTCTGGGACGCACGCATATCACGTTTCAGATGGCATGGGATGCGCTGCAATTCTATGACGAGAGCTCGGTGGAACATGTGGTGCTCTTGACGGAGCGGCTGCCACGTACCATTATTGCCGCTGTCGTTGGTGCAAGTTTGGCCGTGGCGGGTGGACTAATGCAGGCATTAACACGTAATCCGCTTGCATCACCGAGTGTGTTCGGGATCAACGCAGGTGCGATCTTTTTTATTGTCATTGCCATCGTTGTATTGTCCGTATCCTCTCTCACCACCATGATGTGGTTTGGCTTTGCGGGAGCTGCGGTTGCCGCGGCGATTGTATATGCGCTGGGTTCCCTCGGTCGTGATGGCCTGACACCGATCAAAATAGTACTGGCTGGGACGGCAATCTCAGCATTGTTTGCCTCGTTCACACAGGCTATACTGGTGCTGGATGGAACCGGATTGCAGGATGTATTGTTCTGGCTTGCCGGTTCAGTAAGTGGTCGAACGTTGGATATGTTATATCCTGTGTTGCCGTACATGACAGGTGCAGCTATTGTCTCTCTGTTCATGGGCAGAGCCATCAATCTGCTGCTGACGGGTGACGATATCGCCAAAGGCATGGGACAGAATGTACTTCTGGTCAAGGTGCTCATGGGTATTGTTACCGTATTGCTCGCGGGTGGTTCCGTTGCCGTAGCTGGTTCGATCGGTCTCGTAGGTCTGATTGTCCCGCATATCATGCGTGCACTGGTAGGCAACGATTACCGCTGGCTTGTTCCCTACTCTATTGTAGGGGGAGCGATTCTGCTGCTGTCTGCGGATGTGGTTGCAAGACTGGTAATCATGCCGCAGGAAGTTCCACTTGGTGTCATGACTGCACTCATTGGCGGACCTTTCTTCGTGTACATTGCCCGTAAGGGGGTGACGAAGATATGA
- a CDS encoding diaminobutyrate--2-oxoglutarate transaminase: MSVEVQTEYLKMQNEKESNARSYPRHFPLVISKAHGVKITDTEGRVFYDCLAGAGTLALGHNHDTVVNAIRDVLDQQIPLHTLDLATPLKLSYMQELFSILPEEMRDKAKIQFCGPTGADAVEAAIKLVKHATGGKSILAFQGGYHGSTQATMSMSGNLSKKQHLQSLLPDVHFLPFPYEYRCPFGVGEGMTAQLSAQYIENLLDDCESGIAAPCGVIVETVQGEGGAIPADIEWLKELRRITAERNIPLIIDEVQTGIGRTGRMFSFEHAGIIPDVIICSKAVGGSLPMSVVIYKEELDQWQPGAHTGTFRGNQLAMAAGLATLRYIREQDILQNVQLRSEQFMNQLNALKERYAEIGDVRGRGLMIGVEVVDPTGRKDRLGHYLPNGALAESIQRECFKNGLIVELGGRHSAVVRFLPPLNITEQESNAILAIFEKSVTEAITLATAAC; encoded by the coding sequence ATGTCAGTAGAGGTGCAGACGGAATATCTGAAGATGCAAAATGAGAAGGAATCCAATGCAAGATCGTACCCCAGACATTTCCCGCTTGTCATTAGCAAGGCCCATGGGGTGAAGATTACCGATACGGAAGGCCGCGTATTCTACGACTGCCTGGCTGGTGCAGGAACATTGGCGCTGGGACATAACCATGACACGGTGGTCAACGCCATTCGCGATGTTCTGGATCAGCAGATTCCGCTACATACACTGGATTTGGCAACGCCGCTGAAGCTTTCATATATGCAAGAACTATTCTCCATCCTTCCGGAAGAAATGCGAGATAAAGCCAAGATTCAGTTCTGTGGTCCAACCGGAGCGGATGCCGTAGAAGCAGCCATTAAGCTGGTCAAACATGCCACAGGTGGCAAGTCCATTCTTGCCTTTCAAGGTGGTTATCACGGTTCAACCCAAGCGACGATGTCGATGAGTGGCAATCTGAGCAAGAAACAGCATCTGCAAAGCCTGCTGCCGGATGTGCATTTCCTGCCGTTTCCTTATGAATACCGTTGCCCATTTGGTGTTGGTGAAGGCATGACGGCCCAATTAAGCGCACAGTATATCGAGAATTTGCTCGATGATTGCGAGAGCGGTATTGCGGCACCCTGCGGGGTCATTGTGGAGACCGTACAGGGAGAGGGCGGAGCGATTCCAGCGGATATCGAATGGCTCAAGGAGTTACGTCGTATCACAGCAGAGCGAAATATTCCGCTCATTATTGACGAAGTGCAGACAGGCATCGGACGGACAGGGCGAATGTTTTCATTTGAACATGCCGGAATCATACCCGATGTAATCATCTGCTCCAAAGCGGTTGGCGGTAGTCTGCCAATGTCTGTTGTCATCTACAAAGAAGAGCTGGACCAATGGCAGCCTGGTGCACACACAGGTACGTTCCGTGGCAATCAGCTAGCCATGGCCGCGGGGCTTGCCACACTTCGCTATATCCGGGAACAGGATATTCTACAAAACGTGCAGCTGCGCAGTGAGCAGTTCATGAATCAACTGAATGCATTGAAAGAGCGGTATGCAGAGATTGGTGACGTGCGGGGCAGAGGGCTGATGATTGGCGTTGAAGTAGTTGATCCAACAGGACGTAAGGATCGTCTGGGACATTATCTCCCCAATGGTGCGCTGGCTGAGTCAATTCAGCGTGAATGCTTCAAGAATGGATTAATTGTAGAACTGGGCGGGCGTCATTCAGCGGTTGTTCGTTTTCTGCCGCCGCTGAATATTACAGAGCAGGAATCGAACGCGATCCTCGCGATCTTTGAGAAATCGGTAACTGAAGCGATTACCTTAGCAACGGCCGCATGCTGA
- a CDS encoding MFS transporter, with the protein MLKLSLMKRHAVLLAILIGAFSLVLTNSAFNLLLPYFVQYYQISTTAGGWIIALYMLAMTLTMPLASLIVDRLGRKQTYMLGISIYGLFSVAGALFYHSIEVLLLVRFMHGVAAGLMIPLSLVLLFDVYGPEVRGRITGAWGLLLMLAPAAGPTLGGFIIQYGRLEMLFWLNVPLAVFSFIGCGRVIQTYIPARRKKWHPFSVMLLICAVGALSLGVQLYASPVVAVWVPWLLIALGVVLLIRFVQTENGRKEPLIRYQLLRRNAVFPLTVLISTIQDCVMFGVIFALPLLFQDVFHLSPALSGALFIPLSICTSLFMWIGGSLLDRGRSRHFIAWGTLLVSISILSFAVLPMGASIWIIGILMACRGIGVGLSGMSISAIGLQALPDEDMHEGSVLSTTIERLASSFAVMGMTLYYDMRWQWLAGAGTSMEMAKWGALKEICIGLGCAILLTLPLVLLITRKKVGIIVRDGKQAPV; encoded by the coding sequence ATGCTGAAGCTGTCCCTGATGAAGAGGCATGCAGTATTACTCGCGATTCTGATCGGTGCTTTTTCGCTGGTGCTGACCAACAGTGCATTTAACCTGCTGCTGCCTTATTTTGTGCAATACTATCAGATCTCTACGACAGCAGGCGGATGGATCATCGCATTGTACATGCTCGCCATGACGTTAACGATGCCGCTGGCTTCCCTGATCGTGGACCGACTGGGCCGTAAACAGACGTATATGTTGGGCATCAGTATCTATGGACTCTTCTCGGTGGCAGGTGCGTTGTTTTATCACTCCATCGAAGTGCTCTTGCTGGTCCGTTTCATGCATGGGGTTGCCGCCGGGCTGATGATTCCGTTATCGCTTGTGCTGCTGTTTGATGTATACGGACCGGAGGTAAGGGGGCGAATTACCGGAGCGTGGGGCTTGCTGCTTATGCTGGCTCCGGCTGCTGGTCCAACGCTGGGTGGTTTTATCATTCAGTACGGAAGGCTTGAAATGCTGTTCTGGCTCAATGTGCCGCTGGCTGTGTTTTCTTTTATCGGGTGCGGCCGAGTCATTCAAACTTATATCCCTGCCCGCAGGAAAAAATGGCATCCTTTCAGTGTCATGCTGCTAATCTGTGCGGTAGGTGCCCTTAGTCTGGGGGTACAGTTGTACGCAAGTCCTGTCGTGGCAGTATGGGTACCTTGGCTGCTGATTGCGCTGGGTGTAGTGTTACTCATTCGTTTTGTCCAGACAGAGAACGGTCGCAAGGAACCGTTGATCCGGTACCAGTTGCTGCGGCGTAATGCCGTCTTTCCGCTGACCGTGCTGATCTCGACCATTCAGGATTGTGTCATGTTTGGCGTGATCTTTGCATTGCCGTTGTTGTTCCAGGACGTCTTCCACCTGTCGCCGGCCCTGTCCGGTGCGCTGTTCATTCCCTTGTCGATCTGTACAAGTCTGTTCATGTGGATTGGCGGCAGCTTGCTGGATCGCGGTCGGTCCAGGCATTTTATCGCATGGGGCACGTTGTTGGTGTCGATATCGATCTTGTCGTTTGCAGTTCTGCCCATGGGAGCATCAATCTGGATCATCGGAATACTCATGGCGTGCCGGGGAATTGGCGTTGGCCTGTCAGGCATGAGTATCTCTGCTATCGGTTTACAAGCATTACCGGACGAAGACATGCACGAAGGGTCGGTGTTATCGACGACGATTGAGCGGCTGGCTTCTTCGTTTGCGGTGATGGGCATGACGCTGTATTACGATATGCGTTGGCAATGGCTTGCCGGGGCAGGAACGTCCATGGAGATGGCCAAATGGGGAGCGCTCAAAGAAATCTGTATCGGACTTGGCTGCGCCATACTGCTTACACTTCCCCTGGTCTTACTTATAACCCGAAAGAAGGTTGGCATCATTGTTCGAGATGGAAAACAAGCTCCGGTCTGA
- a CDS encoding iron ABC transporter permease, translated as MRKMLTFRNKKDTISVQLERKSLTVIGICILLFLVAGVVGTSVGSDFISPLDVLRTIFGVNAGEHDFVVLTLRLPRVLLSLLVGAALGMSGALLQGIIRNPLASPDVIGITGGAAVAAVGFVTLLGGAVSIKLLPLFAIVGALVTTLIIYILAWKKGVSPIRLVLIGIGVSAITGAGTTFMLILSPFYTAGQAYIWLTGSIYGASWTDVRTILPVIIIVVPLAIWFARSLNAQEFGDDLATGLGVTVQWHRSALLLCSVLLAGIAVAVAGTIGFVGLIAPHIARKLVGRMFGSMLIVSGLVGALLVFVADLIARTAFLPLDVPAGVFTAGVGAPFFLYLLFKNRNQF; from the coding sequence ATGAGGAAGATGTTGACTTTCCGCAACAAAAAAGACACCATCTCGGTGCAATTGGAACGAAAATCACTGACTGTTATCGGCATATGTATCCTCTTGTTCCTAGTGGCAGGGGTTGTCGGGACCAGTGTGGGCAGTGACTTTATATCTCCGCTGGATGTGCTCAGAACGATATTCGGTGTGAATGCAGGCGAGCATGATTTCGTCGTGCTGACCTTGAGACTGCCACGAGTATTACTATCTTTGCTCGTAGGTGCAGCTCTCGGGATGTCAGGTGCGCTCCTGCAAGGCATTATCCGTAACCCTCTGGCCTCACCGGATGTCATTGGTATCACTGGCGGAGCAGCTGTTGCGGCTGTAGGTTTTGTTACATTGCTGGGCGGAGCGGTAAGTATCAAGCTGTTACCACTGTTCGCCATCGTTGGTGCGCTTGTGACGACATTGATCATCTACATACTTGCTTGGAAAAAAGGAGTCAGTCCGATCCGCCTGGTGCTGATCGGGATCGGAGTATCGGCCATTACCGGAGCCGGAACAACCTTTATGCTAATCCTGAGTCCGTTCTACACGGCAGGTCAAGCCTATATCTGGCTGACAGGAAGTATATACGGAGCATCGTGGACCGATGTCCGAACCATTCTCCCGGTTATCATTATTGTTGTTCCTTTGGCGATCTGGTTCGCCCGCAGTCTGAATGCACAGGAGTTCGGAGATGATCTGGCTACAGGGCTGGGGGTGACTGTTCAATGGCATCGTTCAGCGTTATTGTTATGCAGTGTACTACTGGCGGGAATCGCCGTAGCAGTTGCCGGAACCATTGGTTTTGTAGGCCTGATCGCTCCACATATTGCCCGAAAACTGGTTGGACGGATGTTCGGTAGTATGCTAATTGTGTCCGGACTGGTCGGGGCTTTGCTTGTATTCGTCGCAGATTTGATTGCTCGCACAGCCTTTCTACCGCTTGATGTTCCCGCAGGGGTATTCACAGCAGGCGTAGGCGCACCATTTTTCCTGTATCTGTTGTTCAAAAATCGAAATCAGTTTTGA
- a CDS encoding aldolase/citrate lyase family protein has protein sequence MRINTLKEKIARKQPVYGLFVSIPHPVIIEMIGHAEYDFVIIDLEHAATSMESVEELIRAAELVGLTPLVRISKVERAEILKVLDCGAQGIVIPHVEQLEQVEEAVRHAYYHPVGMRSLNSGRPGEFGKYPLTGYIGEANQQVMVVPMIESVEGVRQSAQILSHPQVSFVLEGAADLSQSLGVPWQTEHPEVRRALDELHATAQQCEVPYATVTRGVEDMSLWAERGVHIYVLGDDRNTAFRAYAQKRNDYRNAGGQI, from the coding sequence ATGAGGATTAACACGCTGAAGGAAAAGATTGCACGCAAACAGCCAGTCTATGGCCTTTTTGTATCCATACCACACCCGGTCATCATCGAGATGATCGGCCATGCGGAATATGACTTTGTCATTATTGATCTGGAACATGCCGCAACATCGATGGAATCGGTGGAAGAGTTGATTCGTGCGGCGGAACTGGTGGGCCTAACCCCGTTGGTTCGTATCTCGAAGGTGGAGCGAGCGGAGATTCTTAAAGTGCTTGACTGTGGCGCCCAAGGCATCGTCATTCCACATGTTGAGCAACTGGAGCAGGTGGAGGAAGCGGTTCGTCACGCCTACTATCATCCGGTTGGTATGCGCAGCTTGAATAGTGGTCGTCCCGGCGAATTCGGTAAATATCCGCTCACGGGATACATTGGGGAAGCGAACCAACAGGTGATGGTTGTACCCATGATCGAAAGTGTGGAGGGCGTGCGACAAAGTGCACAGATTCTGTCTCACCCTCAGGTGAGTTTTGTATTGGAAGGCGCGGCGGATCTGTCGCAATCCCTCGGCGTACCATGGCAGACCGAGCACCCAGAAGTGAGACGTGCACTGGATGAATTGCATGCTACCGCGCAGCAGTGCGAAGTACCTTATGCAACGGTCACGAGAGGCGTGGAAGACATGTCGCTCTGGGCTGAGCGGGGAGTACATATATACGTGCTGGGTGATGATCGGAATACTGCGTTTCGGGCGTATGCCCAAAAACGGAATGACTACAGGAATGCGGGTGGGCAGATATGA
- a CDS encoding IucA/IucC family protein: MENKLRSETEQQAHEHSCKLLLNCYIRELALEKESDIRINPNTLTYAVAFQASGVKVTGQLAYHSAMGEHEYLSMQSGGEAVHYRDLVRWITSELSGDTARGASSYSHGIPKSAMEMKSSLEVDIAHPKGENTNRDEAAYARDFAQKVDNSVGNLTLYIEQAAGLDIHDYRTSEQSLLYGHPFHPFPKNSKGFSEQDVQKYSPELRTSFQLCYIAVRQDVYVQEWVDDEAVMDLHGLLRSHVEPILKEKSGMYGLLPVHPWQYAYISQLSEVQHYIRDEKLILLGSAGPIVYPTSSVRTVYIPAWNCNIKLSLNMQITNMIRINSAEQMRRTLDASRYVRQHDCFGAEPHTHIAYETGVATCAFDDEELTSLFTIAYRPIEFDPANTYVLSSLVEAPLPGMRSRLMTLLGGDRDIAERWLDRYLQCSLLPIVRAAGEKGIHFEAHLQNTLVTLKDGMPVDFIVRDLEGVSVDEELISEQERAVSDLLFYSREKAWARTSYYFIVNHLGSLIHAMARDVNVPEEHFWKQVREVLVEELERTGNAYVQHLLTTDAFLAKQNLVSCLRGISQTPAYVPVSNVMKRIGSEVRGSGIQG, translated from the coding sequence ATGGAAAACAAGCTCCGGTCTGAGACTGAGCAGCAGGCCCATGAACATTCGTGCAAGCTGCTGCTGAACTGTTACATCCGTGAGCTTGCGTTAGAAAAGGAAAGCGATATTCGGATCAATCCGAATACGCTGACGTACGCTGTTGCTTTTCAAGCCAGCGGGGTGAAGGTGACGGGACAGCTGGCCTATCACTCTGCCATGGGAGAGCATGAATACCTCAGCATGCAATCTGGCGGGGAAGCGGTGCATTATCGCGACCTGGTTCGCTGGATCACATCTGAGCTAAGTGGAGATACGGCACGGGGAGCGAGTTCTTATTCCCATGGAATACCTAAGAGTGCGATGGAAATGAAGAGTTCACTTGAGGTGGATATTGCACATCCAAAGGGCGAGAATACGAATCGTGACGAGGCGGCGTATGCCAGAGATTTTGCACAAAAGGTAGATAACAGTGTGGGCAACCTTACGTTGTATATCGAACAAGCAGCCGGTCTCGACATCCACGACTATCGCACATCGGAACAGTCACTGTTGTATGGTCATCCGTTCCATCCGTTTCCGAAGAACTCCAAAGGCTTTAGCGAGCAGGATGTACAGAAGTACAGTCCGGAGCTACGGACATCGTTTCAACTCTGTTATATCGCCGTGAGGCAGGATGTCTATGTGCAGGAATGGGTGGATGACGAGGCGGTAATGGATTTGCATGGTCTCCTGCGGAGCCATGTGGAGCCGATTTTAAAAGAAAAGAGTGGAATGTATGGGCTTCTGCCCGTCCATCCATGGCAATACGCGTACATATCACAGCTGTCCGAAGTACAGCACTATATTCGAGATGAAAAATTAATTCTGCTTGGCAGTGCGGGGCCAATCGTCTATCCGACTTCTTCGGTCCGTACGGTTTATATTCCGGCATGGAACTGCAATATCAAGCTGTCACTGAACATGCAGATCACCAACATGATTCGTATCAACAGTGCCGAGCAGATGCGCAGAACATTGGATGCCTCCAGATACGTCAGGCAGCATGACTGTTTCGGTGCTGAACCGCACACCCATATTGCGTATGAGACAGGTGTAGCGACATGTGCCTTTGATGATGAAGAATTAACCAGTCTATTTACGATAGCTTATCGGCCCATTGAGTTCGACCCTGCGAATACGTATGTCTTATCCAGTCTGGTTGAAGCACCCCTTCCTGGGATGCGATCGCGGCTGATGACGTTGCTGGGCGGTGACCGTGACATAGCTGAGCGCTGGCTGGATCGATATCTGCAATGTTCTCTACTGCCGATTGTACGGGCGGCGGGTGAGAAAGGAATTCATTTTGAAGCTCATTTGCAGAATACCCTTGTGACCTTAAAGGATGGAATGCCTGTCGATTTTATCGTCCGCGATCTGGAAGGGGTCAGTGTGGATGAGGAACTTATAAGTGAGCAGGAACGTGCAGTGTCCGATTTACTATTTTATTCGCGAGAGAAAGCCTGGGCGCGGACATCGTACTATTTTATCGTCAATCATCTGGGGTCTTTGATTCATGCGATGGCGCGAGATGTGAACGTCCCGGAGGAGCATTTCTGGAAACAGGTACGTGAGGTACTTGTGGAGGAACTGGAACGAACGGGCAATGCATATGTGCAACATCTGCTGACAACGGATGCATTTCTGGCCAAACAAAATTTGGTGAGTTGTCTAAGGGGTATCAGCCAGACCCCGGCCTACGTGCCGGTGAGCAATGTAATGAAACGAATAGGGAGTGAAGTTCGTGGGAGTGGGATACAGGGCTGA
- a CDS encoding ABC transporter ATP-binding protein: protein MSILEAKELTISYGADPIIENLNLTIPKGQITVLIGSNGCGKSTLLRTMARLLKSSSGSVLLDGEEIAKLPTKEISRRMSILPQGPTAPEGLTVNQLVKQGRYPHQTWLKQWSREDERMVKLALESTHLTELADRPVDALSGGQRQRAWIAMTLAQGTETLLLDEPTTYLDMTHQIDILDLLFELNEREGRTIVMVLHDLNLACRYAHHIVAVHNKSIYAEGKPEDIVTQEMVRKVFQMECEIAVDPLFGTPTCIPHGRGRKLNGEQRYTQLA from the coding sequence GTGAGTATTCTGGAAGCCAAGGAGCTTACTATCTCCTATGGAGCAGACCCCATTATTGAAAATTTAAATTTGACCATTCCCAAGGGACAGATCACCGTCCTGATTGGTAGCAACGGCTGTGGCAAATCCACGCTGCTGCGCACGATGGCTCGTTTGCTGAAATCCAGTTCAGGTTCCGTGCTGCTGGATGGCGAAGAGATTGCCAAGCTGCCGACCAAGGAGATTTCAAGGCGCATGTCCATCCTGCCGCAGGGTCCGACCGCTCCAGAAGGATTGACAGTGAATCAGCTGGTCAAGCAAGGGCGTTATCCACATCAAACGTGGCTGAAGCAATGGTCCCGAGAGGATGAGCGTATGGTCAAGCTGGCACTGGAGTCTACACATCTGACGGAACTCGCCGATCGGCCTGTGGATGCATTGTCCGGTGGACAGCGTCAGCGTGCCTGGATTGCGATGACCCTCGCGCAGGGAACCGAAACGCTGCTGCTGGATGAACCTACAACCTATCTGGATATGACACATCAGATTGATATCCTTGATCTGTTGTTCGAGTTGAACGAACGGGAAGGGCGTACCATTGTCATGGTGCTTCATGATCTGAATCTGGCATGTCGGTATGCACATCACATTGTGGCTGTTCACAACAAGTCCATCTACGCGGAAGGTAAACCGGAGGATATCGTTACACAGGAGATGGTCCGTAAGGTTTTCCAGATGGAGTGTGAGATTGCGGTCGATCCGCTGTTCGGCACACCAACTTGCATCCCACATGGAAGAGGGAGGAAGCTGAATGGGGAACAGCGTTATACACAACTGGCTTGA